One stretch of Qingrenia yutianensis DNA includes these proteins:
- the infA gene encoding translation initiation factor IF-1 gives MAKEDVLELEGTVIEALPNAMFQVEFENGHRILAHISGKLRMNFIRILPGDKVTVEMSPYDLTRGRITWRAK, from the coding sequence ATGGCAAAAGAAGATGTATTGGAGCTTGAAGGTACAGTCATTGAGGCACTGCCCAATGCAATGTTTCAGGTTGAATTTGAAAACGGTCACAGAATACTTGCTCATATTTCGGGTAAGCTTCGAATGAATTTCATCAGAATTCTGCCGGGCGATAAGGTTACTGTTGAAATGTCGCCTTATGACCTTACAAGAGGAAGAATTACTTGGCGCGCAAAATAA
- the rpmJ gene encoding 50S ribosomal protein L36, with the protein MKVRPSVKPICEKCKIIKRKGNVMVICQNPKHKQKQG; encoded by the coding sequence ATGAAAGTCAGACCTTCGGTAAAACCTATTTGCGAAAAATGCAAAATTATTAAAAGAAAAGGCAACGTTATGGTTATTTGCCAGAACCCCAAGCACAAACAGAAACAGGGTTGA
- a CDS encoding KOW domain-containing RNA-binding protein has translation MDAQPGGFVYAVAGRDSGKCFIILSVKDGFAYIADGKGRKVGAPKKKSLKHIKLALKSDKFIAEKLETAGKVTNKEVRHAIKAFLGENE, from the coding sequence TTGGACGCTCAACCCGGCGGGTTTGTATATGCAGTTGCCGGCAGAGATTCGGGAAAATGTTTCATCATTTTGTCCGTTAAAGACGGTTTCGCGTACATCGCGGACGGCAAGGGCAGAAAGGTGGGCGCACCCAAAAAGAAAAGCTTAAAGCATATAAAGCTTGCTTTGAAATCCGATAAGTTTATAGCTGAAAAGCTTGAAACGGCCGGAAAGGTTACAAACAAAGAAGTAAGACACGCTATCAAAGCGTTTTTGGGTGAAAATGAATGA
- the map gene encoding type I methionyl aminopeptidase, with product MIYIKSAGEVAKMRRSGRITANIFEVLKPHIKPGVSTAELDKIAKEYILRSEAKPSFLNYNGFPASICSSINDVVIHGIPSHSKILKDGDIISIDVGVIKDGYHSDAARTYAVGNISDEAARLIDVTEKSFFEGIRYAKQGERLFSISAAIQDYVESAGYSIVKNYCGHGVGRNLHEDPEIPNYGKFGHGNRLMRNMTLAIEPMVNMGGAATRVLSDGWTVVTQDKSYAAHYENTIVITDGEPIILTAL from the coding sequence ATGATTTATATTAAGTCAGCAGGCGAGGTGGCAAAGATGCGCCGCTCCGGCAGAATTACGGCAAACATCTTCGAGGTGTTAAAGCCGCACATTAAGCCGGGCGTGTCTACCGCCGAGCTTGATAAAATCGCGAAAGAATATATACTACGCTCCGAGGCAAAACCGTCATTTTTAAACTATAACGGTTTTCCCGCCAGTATATGTTCCTCAATTAACGACGTGGTTATTCACGGCATACCCAGTCATTCAAAAATCCTTAAAGACGGCGATATTATAAGTATCGACGTCGGGGTTATAAAAGACGGGTATCACTCGGACGCGGCAAGAACGTATGCTGTCGGAAATATCAGTGATGAAGCCGCAAGACTAATCGACGTCACCGAAAAAAGCTTTTTTGAAGGAATACGTTATGCAAAACAGGGCGAAAGGCTCTTTAGCATATCGGCTGCAATTCAGGATTATGTTGAAAGCGCGGGATACAGTATAGTTAAAAATTACTGCGGTCACGGCGTCGGCAGAAATCTTCACGAAGACCCCGAAATTCCGAATTACGGAAAGTTCGGTCACGGAAACAGACTTATGCGTAATATGACGCTTGCCATTGAACCTATGGTTAATATGGGCGGCGCGGCGACAAGAGTTTTGTCCGACGGCTGGACGGTTGTTACACAGGATAAATCGTATGCGGCGCATTACGAAAACACCATTGTGATAACCGACGGCGAGCCGATTATTTTAACCGCACTGTAA